The Elephas maximus indicus isolate mEleMax1 chromosome 19, mEleMax1 primary haplotype, whole genome shotgun sequence genome contains a region encoding:
- the SUPT4H1 gene encoding transcription elongation factor SPT4, translating to MALETVPKDLRHLRACLLCSLVKTIDQFEYDGCDNCDAYLQMKGNREMVYDCTSSSFDGIIAMMSPEDSWVSKWQRVSNFKPGVYAVSVTGRLPQGIVRELKSRGVAYKSRDTAIKT from the exons ATGGCCTTGGAGACGGTGCCGAAGGACCTGCGGCATCTGCGGGCTTGTTTGCTATGTTCGCTGGTCAAG ACTATAGATCAGTTTGAATATGATGGCTGTGACAATTGTGATGCATACCTACAAATGAAGGGTAACCGAGAGATGGTATATGATTGCACCAGCTCTTCCTTTGATGG AATCATCGCAATGATGAGTCCAGAGGACAGCTGGGTCTCCAAGTGGCAGCGAGTCA gTAACTTTAAGCCGGGTGTGTATGCTGTGTCAGTCACTGGTCGTCTGCCCCAag GAATCGTTCGGGAGCTGAAGAGTCGAGGCGTGGCCTACAAATCCAGAGACACAGCTATAAAGACCTAG